A single genomic interval of Zingiber officinale cultivar Zhangliang chromosome 4A, Zo_v1.1, whole genome shotgun sequence harbors:
- the LOC121972101 gene encoding receptor protein-tyrosine kinase CEPR2-like: MLSLHFLFFTALILFSISPISSSISFENNVLLEIKNQLEDPLNVLESWSSSQSPCEFIGVQCDIDSGQVVDISLRNSSLSGKLSPSISLLLNLTSLDLGENNLSGTVPSTLANCSNLRFLNLSSNSFSGHLPDLSALQNLQVLDVSTNGFTGKFPSWVGKLPDLVQLGLAENSFDAGEMPESIGHLKKLTLLFLGKCNLHGEIPASIYELTSLGTLDFSRNHISGKLSKEISNLSNLFKIELYQNNFTGEIPPELANLTLLREFDISRNQFTGELPPAMGNLKKLTIFHIYTNGFWGELPKGFGDLEFLISFSVYENKFSGDFPSNLGRFSPLGRIDISENNFSGDFPKSLCQNKKLEYLLALDNNFSGEIPGSYAECKTLLRFRISQNSFTGGVPEGLWGLPSAMIIDVADNNFIGGIPPDIGMSTSLTQLYVQNNKFSGQLPAEFGNLPQLQKLFAFNNSFSGQIPSQLGNLQQLSSLHLEGNAFTGKIPSELGQCGSLVDLNLAQNSLSGNIPAALALLYSLNSLNLSQNLITGSIPNDLVTLKLSSLDLSDNQLSGRIPPDLLLVTGDEAFVGNEALCIGETPDDEKYRHLSICRLNHSQKDKMNKRMLLMLSILLVMVVLLAGLAFVSYQSFILEERRRIGDLEEEKDSEWILESFHPTELDPEEIANLDEENLIACGGTGKVYRLDLNKNRGAVAVKKLWKTVSAKILKAELDIMGQIRHRNILKLYACMTGKGSSYLVFEYMINGNLYQALHRQVKGREPELDWSKRYKIALGVAKGITYLHHDCSPAIIHRDIKSSNILLDEDYEAKIADFGIAKFAEGSYSSCFAGTHGYIAPELAYSLKATEKSDVYSFGVVLLELITGHNPTDPHFGGQDIVSWVSIHIDNQNLAEIYDPRVAVFSEEGMGKVLKIAILCTNKLPSPRPTMREVVNMLIDADPTTAVTGTKNSIKNC; the protein is encoded by the exons atgcTGTCCCTTCACTTCCTTTTCTTCACGGCTCTTATTCTCTTTTCCATTTCTCCCATCTCTTCATCGATATCCTTTGAGAACAATGTGCTTCTTGAAATAAAAAACCAGTTGGAAGATCCTCTGAATGTTCTTGAGAGTTGGAGCTCCTCCCAATCTCCTTGTGAGTTTATTGGTGTCCAATGCGACATTGATTCTGGCCAAGTGGTTGACATCTCTCTCCGAAACAGCTCTTTATCAGGCAAGCTTTCACCATCAATCTCTCTTTTGCTCAACCTGACTAGTCTAGATCTTGGAGAAAACAATCTCTCAGGCACTGTCCCCTCAACTTTAGCCAATTGCTCAAACCTCAGATTCCTCAATCTCTCTTCAAATAGCTTCAGTGGCCATCTGCCTGATCTTTCAGCTCTGCAAAACCTACAAGTTCTTGATGTGTCAACCAATGGCTTCACCGGAAAGTTTCCTTCGTGGGTTGGCAAATTGCCAGACTTAGTTCAGCTTGGCTTGGCAGAGAACAGCTTTGATGCAGGAGAAATGCCAGAAAGTATAGGTCACTTGAAGAAATTAACATTGCTTTTCTTGGGTAAATGCAACCTTCATGGGGAAATTCCAGCCTCCATTTATGAGTTGACATCACTAGGAACATTGGACTTCTCTCGCAATCATATTTCAGGGAAACTATCAAAAGAAATCTCCAATTTAAGCAATCTTTTCAAGATTGAGCTCTACCAGAACAATTTCACTGGAGAAATCCCGCCTGAGCTTGCCAACCTCACGCTGCTACGCGAATTTGACATCTCACGCAATCAGTTCACCGGAGAGCTTCCTCCTGCAATGGGAAACCTGAAGAAGTTAACAATCTTCCATATATACACAAATGGTTTCTGGGGTGAGCTCCCTAAAGGATTTGGAGACTTGGAATTTCTCATTTCATTCTCTGTCTACGAGAATAAATTTTCTGGGGACTTTCCATCTAATCTTGGTCGGTTTTCTCCTCTCGGCAGAATTGATATTTCTGAGAACAACTTCTCTGGTGACTTCCCAAAGTCCTTGTGCCAAAACAAGAAGTTGGAATACTTGCTTGCTCTTGACAATAATTTCTCAGGGGAGATTCCAGGATCATATGCTGAGTGCAAAACTTTGTTGAGGTTTAGAATCAGTCAAAACAGCTTCACAGGGGGAGTTCCAGAAGGACTTTGGGGATTGCCATCTGCCATGATCATTGATGTAGCTGACAACAACTTCATCGGAGGGATACCTCCTGATATAGGCATGTCAACTAGTTTAACTCAGTTGTACGTGCAGAATAACAAGTTTTCTGGGCAACTTCCAGCAGAGTTTGGAAATCTTCCCCAGCTACAAAAGTTATTTGCTTTTAACAATTCCTTTTCTGGCCAGATACCCTCACAGCTAGGGAATCTGCAGCAATTGTCATCTCTGCATTTGGAAGGCAATGCTTTTACAGGAAAAATACCATCAGAACTTGGGCAGTGTGGTAGCTTGGTAGATCTCAATCTTGCACAAAACTCACTGAGTGGAAACATTCCTGCAGCACTGGCTTTGCTCTATTCACTGAATTCACTTAATCTTTCGCAAAACTTAATCACTGGCTCAATCCCCAATGATTTAGTGACCCTGAAGCTAAGTTCTCTTGATTTGTCAGATAACCAGTTATCAGGAAGAATTCCACCAGATCTTCTTCTGGTCACTGGAGATGAAGCATTTGTTGGGAATGAGGCTCTCTGCATTGGTGAAACTCCGGATGATGAGAAGTATAGACATCTGAGCATTTGTAGATTGAACCATAGCCAAAAGGATAAAATGAACAAGCGAATGCTTCTCATGCTCAGCATATTACTGGTAATGGTTGTTCTTCTTGCTGGCTTAGCCTTTGTGAGCTACCAAAGCTTCATACTTGAAGAGCGACGCAGAATAGGAGAtttggaagaagaaaaggattcAGAATGGATACTTGAATCATTCCACCCTACAGAATTAGACCCAGAAGAGATAGCAAACTTGGATGAAGAAAACTTGATTGCATGTGGAGGCACGGGTAAAGTTTACCGCTTAGATTTGAACAAGAACCGAGGAGCTGTTGCTGTGAAGAAACTATGGAAGACAGTCAGTGCGAAAATTTTGAAAGCTGAATTGGATATCATGGGACAGATCAGACACAGGAACATACTGAAACTTTATGCCTGCATGACCGGAAAGGGTTCAAGTTACTTAGTCTTCGAGTATATGATAAATGGAAATCTCTACCAAGCTCTTCACAGGCAGGTCAAGGGTCGAGAGCCCGAGTTGGATTGGAGTAAGCGGTACAAGATTGCACTTGGGGTGGCAAAGGGTATCACGTATCTTCATCATGACTGCTCTCCAGCTATTATTCACAGGGACATAAAGTCATCGAATATACTTCTGGATGAAGATTATGAAGCGAAGATTGCAGATTTTGGGATCGCCAAGTTTGCTGAAGGCTCATATTCAAGTTGCTTTGCTGGTACTCATGGCTATATAGCTCCAG AACTAGCATATTCGCTGAAGGCTACCGAGAAGAGCGACGTATACAGCTTTGGAGTAGTCCTGCTGGAATTGATCACTGGCCACAACCCTACTGATCCTCATTTTGGAGGACAAGACATTGTCTCCTGGGTGTCCATCCATATTGATAACCAAAATCTCGCCGAAATCTATGATCCTAGGGTAGCCGTTTTTTCCGAAGAGGGCATGGGAAAGGTGCTCAAAATTGCTATTCTTTGCACCAACAAGCTACCATCACCGCGCCCTACAATGCGAGAGGTAGTCAACATGCTTATTGATGCAGATCCTACTACTGCTGTCACTGGCACGAAGAACTCCATCAAGAACTGCTAA
- the LOC121972103 gene encoding extradiol ring-cleavage dioxygenase isoform X2: MDTFFLSHGSPTLSIDDSLPARHFFLSWQSKVLPAVPSAILIVSGHWETSSPTVNVIDGLNDTIYDFYNFPKRMYELKYPAPGAPDLAKRVKELLQNAGFGGVKEDNSRGLDHGAWVPLMLMYPNADIPVCQLSVQTEMDATYHYNMGKALAPLRDEGVLIVGSGNATHNLRNISRGHGPVAKWALEFDTWLEEALLDGRYDEVNKYLEKAPNVPF; this comes from the exons ATGGATACCTTCTTCTTGTCTCACGGATCGCCCACGCTCTCCATCGACGACAGCTTACCGGCGAGGCATTTCTTTCTGTCGTGGCAGTCCAAGGTGCTGCCGGCGGTGCCCAGCGCCATCCTCATCGTCTCCGGGCACTGGGAGACATCTTCCCCCACCGTTAACGTCATCGATGGGCTGAACGACACCATCTACGACTTCTACAACTTCCCCAAACGGATGTACGAG CTAAAGTACCCTGCACCAGGTGCTCCCGACCTGGCAAAGAGAGTGAAGGAGCTGCTTCAGAATGCTGGTTTTGGTGGTGTGAAGGAAGACAATTCCCGCGGACTCGACCATGGTGCATGGGTTCCACTGATGCTGATGTATCCCAATGCAGACATTCCTGTGTGTCAACTTTCAGTTCAGACAGAAATGGATGCCACATACCACTATAACATGGGGAAGGCATTGGCTCCTCTGAGGGATGAAGGTGTGCTTATAGTTGGCTCTGGGAATGCTACTCACAACTTGAGAAACATCAGTAGGGGGCATGGCCCTGTCGCAAAATGGGCCTTGGAGTTTGATACCTGGCTCGAGGAGGCGCTTCTTGACGGGAG ATATGATGAGGTGAACAAGTACTTGGAGAAGGCACCTAATGTGCCATTTTGA
- the LOC121972103 gene encoding 4,5-DOPA dioxygenase extradiol isoform X1, whose amino-acid sequence MDTFFLSHGSPTLSIDDSLPARHFFLSWQSKVLPAVPSAILIVSGHWETSSPTVNVIDGLNDTIYDFYNFPKRMYELKYPAPGAPDLAKRVKELLQNAGFGGVKEDNSRGLDHGAWVPLMLMYPNADIPVCQLSVQTEMDATYHYNMGKALAPLRDEGVLIVGSGNATHNLRNISRGHGPVAKWALEFDTWLEEALLDGRYDEVNKYMEKAPNARMAHPWPDHFYPLHVALGAAGERAKAELIHRSWTNSTISYASYRFIASK is encoded by the exons ATGGATACCTTCTTCTTGTCTCACGGATCGCCCACGCTCTCCATCGACGACAGCTTACCGGCGAGGCATTTCTTTCTGTCGTGGCAGTCCAAGGTGCTGCCGGCGGTGCCCAGCGCCATCCTCATCGTCTCCGGGCACTGGGAGACATCTTCCCCCACCGTTAACGTCATCGATGGGCTGAACGACACCATCTACGACTTCTACAACTTCCCCAAACGGATGTACGAG CTAAAGTACCCTGCACCAGGTGCTCCCGACCTGGCAAAGAGAGTGAAGGAGCTGCTTCAGAATGCTGGTTTTGGTGGTGTGAAGGAAGACAATTCCCGCGGACTCGACCATGGTGCATGGGTTCCACTGATGCTGATGTATCCCAATGCAGACATTCCTGTGTGTCAACTTTCAGTTCAGACAGAAATGGATGCCACATACCACTATAACATGGGGAAGGCATTGGCTCCTCTGAGGGATGAAGGTGTGCTTATAGTTGGCTCTGGGAATGCTACTCACAACTTGAGAAACATCAGTAGGGGGCATGGCCCTGTCGCAAAATGGGCCTTGGAGTTTGATACCTGGCTCGAGGAGGCGCTTCTTGACGGGAG ATATGATGAGGTGAACAAGTACATGGAGAAGGCACCTAATGCTAGAATGGCACATCCATGGCCGGACCACTTTTATCCATTGCATGTGGCACTAGGAGCTGCAGGGGAAAGAGCAAAGGCTGAATTGATTCATCGTAGCTGGACAAATTCTACTATTTCATATGCCTCATACAGGTTTATTGCTTCAAAGTGA
- the LOC121972102 gene encoding amino acid permease 2-like, whose amino-acid sequence MKMSGTVWTATAHIITAVIGSGILTLPWSVAQLGWILGPLMLIFFAFVTYFTAILLADCYRFPDPTNGRRNKTYMDVVKASLGKKDILICGIIQYSLLWGTMVGYTITSAMSMMAIDKVMCVHKKGPKASCEISGTLYIVIFGIIEAFLSQFPSLEKITMLSYIAAAMSFAYSLIGLGLCLFEFFSQPHFKGTLLGLMGASNVSLAPKLWSSFQALGNIAFAYSFSMILIEIQDTLKSPPPENRMMKKASIFGIGFTTLFYVSLGCVGYAAFGNDAPGNILTGFQKPIWLIEIANLAVIIHLIGAYQIFAQPIFAFYEEWFAKKWPDAGFFQRVYTLKIPFSKSRSLEFTLCKLILRPLLVVVTTAVAAMLPFFNAMVGLLGALGFWPLTVYYPVSAYINQAKIKRMQIKWIMLQSMAIVSLVISLVATIGSVADIVEHLKHAELFKMTL is encoded by the exons ATGAAAATGTCAGGGACTGTGTGGACTGCCACAGCTCATATAATTACGGCTGTAATAGGATCTGGGATACTCACCTTGCCATGGAGTGTTGCGCAACTCGGCTGGATTCTAGGTCCTCTCATGCTAATCTTCTTTGCCTTCGTCACTTATTTCACAGCGATTCTCCTGGCAGACTGTTACCGATTTCCTGATCCGACGAATGGAAGAAGAAACAAGACGTACATGGATGTTGTAAAAGCATCTCTAG GCAAGAAAGACATTTTGATATGTGGAATCATACAGTACAGTTTACTTTGGGGAACAATGGTTGGATACACAATAACTTCTGCTATGAGTATGAT GGCCATTGATAAGGTGATGTGTGTCCACAAGAAAGGTCCTAAAGCTTCGTGTGAGATTTCTGGAACATTGTACATTGTCATTTTCGGGATAATCGAAGCATTCTTATCGCAATTCCCTAGCTTGGAGAAAATTACAATGCTTTCTTACATTGCCGCGGCAATGTCTTTTGCTTATTCGTTAATTGGATTGGGTTTGTGCTTGTTTGAGTTCTTTTCTCAGCCTCACTTCAAAGGGACTCTACTTGGATTGATGGGAGCGAGCAATGTCTCCTTGGCCCCAAAGCTTTGGAGTTCTTTTCAAGCGCTCGGGAACATTGCTTTCGCTTATTCCTTTTCAATGATCCTAATAGAGATCCAG GATACACTTAAGTCTCCGCCTCCGGAGAATAGGATGATGAAGAAAGCGTCCATCTTTGGTATTGGTTTCACTACATTGTTCTATGTATCTCTCGGCTGTGTTGGTTATGCAGCGTTTGGGAACGATGCCCCTGGAAATATTCTCACCGGGTTTCAGAAACCCATTTGGCTCATTGAGATAGCAAATCTTGCTGTTATCATCCATCTCATCGGGGCATATCAG ATATTTGCGCAACCAATCTTTGCATTCTATGAGGAATGGTTCGCTAAGAAATGGCCTGATGCAGGCTTCTTCCAAAGAGTTTATACCCTAAAGATACCTTTCTCCAAATCAAGAAGCCTAGAGTTCACACTTTGCAAACTTATTTTGCGACCGCTACTCGTGGTTGTTACGACTGCAGTTGCCGCAATGCTGCCATTCTTTAACGCAATGGTTGGCTTGCTAGGTGCCTTGGGGTTCTGGCCGTTGACAGTATACTATCCTGTGTCGGCCTACATAAATCAAGCAAAAATCAAGAGAATGCAGATAAAATGGATTATGTTGCAGTCTATGGCCATAGTCAGTCTGGTCATCTCACTTGTTGCAACGATTGGTTCTGTTGCAGACATTGTTGAACATCTGAAGCATGCTGAACTATTCAAAATGACACTCTAG
- the LOC121972103 gene encoding extradiol ring-cleavage dioxygenase isoform X3 yields the protein MDTFFLSHGSPTLSIDDSLPARHFFLSWQSKVLPAVPSAILIVSGHWETSSPTVNVIDGLNDTIYDFYNFPKRMYELKYPAPGAPDLAKRVKELLQNAGFGGVKEDNSRGLDHGAWVPLMLMYPNADIPVCQLSVQTEMDATYHYNMGKALAPLRDEGVLIVGSGNATHNLRNISRGHGPVAKWALEFDTWLEEALLDGRYDEVNKYMEKAPNVPF from the exons ATGGATACCTTCTTCTTGTCTCACGGATCGCCCACGCTCTCCATCGACGACAGCTTACCGGCGAGGCATTTCTTTCTGTCGTGGCAGTCCAAGGTGCTGCCGGCGGTGCCCAGCGCCATCCTCATCGTCTCCGGGCACTGGGAGACATCTTCCCCCACCGTTAACGTCATCGATGGGCTGAACGACACCATCTACGACTTCTACAACTTCCCCAAACGGATGTACGAG CTAAAGTACCCTGCACCAGGTGCTCCCGACCTGGCAAAGAGAGTGAAGGAGCTGCTTCAGAATGCTGGTTTTGGTGGTGTGAAGGAAGACAATTCCCGCGGACTCGACCATGGTGCATGGGTTCCACTGATGCTGATGTATCCCAATGCAGACATTCCTGTGTGTCAACTTTCAGTTCAGACAGAAATGGATGCCACATACCACTATAACATGGGGAAGGCATTGGCTCCTCTGAGGGATGAAGGTGTGCTTATAGTTGGCTCTGGGAATGCTACTCACAACTTGAGAAACATCAGTAGGGGGCATGGCCCTGTCGCAAAATGGGCCTTGGAGTTTGATACCTGGCTCGAGGAGGCGCTTCTTGACGGGAG ATATGATGAGGTGAACAAGTACATGGAGAAGGCACCTAATGTGCCATTTTGA